In a single window of the Pontibacter russatus genome:
- a CDS encoding T9SS type A sorting domain-containing protein, with translation MPENVIVYPDDKSRVNLESVRDFMIKNYPSTTSTGHLFMNWETGPYVTMRTYPATDSRFKAAENEIIKLIDEVKRVRPNVKIGMYQMPFRFWYSNQNELYNGEGKFDNIFPRVDYIAPSYYILMPEEEVGEARVLQYLKENLEVALAYGKKFNKPVIPFVWHKVHPNVSEEYGGEIMQKEAFAKYINFIATYSFNNYKSAGVWWYDGLSDQLNDVSGINGCLKGTVYDKATYDAMITDYGKHVKQVLTEGTAAAPPAASQQVASFTLVDASTGRDIQQLTNGATLHLASLPSKSLNIRANTNPATVGSVVFALSGTQSKSATESTATYDMMGDNGSWTPSTGKYSIKATPFSAAKGGGTAGAALSISFTVTNETTDTSAPLVSEVTPTSGRNYALTSLVTGVRAYTDRTYQLTSVPSSLAGAKLIQTANDDKKSTASTQVTFELSESATVYIAYDPRASVLPSWLSGWQKAADRIGVDDSQISHMNLYSKTFAAGKVSLGGNKQSPAAGAENNYFVVAKAAQVSSVSLISNVSASSGRRYATGELASGSVHYTDRTYKITSVPASLNGAPFIRTANDDKRSTSYTQVSFELSESATVYIAYDPRASVLPSWLSGWQKAADRIGVDDSQINHMNLYSKTFAAGKVSLGGNMQSPAAGAENNYFVVVRESLSADASGTMLSFQGAISLEKSESSLTVYPNPNSGEAIHINLEGFRKSERVTIAIQDMLGRVVYSVSLFTDEAGSARMEMPVNRQLSRGIYIVNAGNNGTGAQSKLVVK, from the coding sequence ATGCCCGAGAACGTCATTGTGTATCCAGATGACAAGTCCAGAGTCAACCTCGAGAGCGTCAGGGATTTTATGATCAAAAACTACCCTAGCACCACCAGCACGGGCCACTTGTTCATGAACTGGGAAACCGGGCCTTATGTCACAATGAGGACATACCCTGCTACTGACAGCCGCTTCAAGGCCGCTGAGAACGAGATAATAAAGCTTATTGACGAAGTAAAGCGCGTGAGGCCAAATGTTAAGATAGGGATGTACCAGATGCCTTTCCGGTTTTGGTACTCAAACCAGAACGAGCTTTATAACGGTGAGGGAAAATTCGATAATATTTTTCCAAGGGTAGATTATATTGCCCCCTCCTATTATATACTCATGCCAGAGGAAGAAGTAGGAGAGGCAAGAGTGCTCCAGTACTTAAAAGAGAATTTAGAAGTGGCGCTTGCTTACGGTAAAAAATTCAACAAGCCCGTGATTCCGTTCGTTTGGCACAAAGTTCACCCCAACGTGTCTGAAGAGTACGGTGGCGAGATTATGCAGAAAGAGGCATTTGCCAAGTATATCAATTTCATTGCAACCTACTCATTCAATAATTACAAATCTGCCGGTGTCTGGTGGTACGACGGCCTTAGCGACCAGTTAAATGATGTGAGCGGTATCAACGGATGCCTGAAAGGGACCGTCTACGACAAAGCAACTTACGACGCCATGATTACAGATTATGGAAAACATGTGAAGCAGGTGCTTACTGAAGGAACGGCCGCAGCTCCGCCTGCAGCCAGCCAACAGGTGGCAAGCTTTACCCTGGTGGACGCCAGTACGGGCAGGGATATTCAGCAGCTTACAAACGGTGCTACTCTTCACCTGGCCTCTTTGCCGTCGAAAAGTTTAAACATCCGGGCAAACACGAATCCGGCTACGGTTGGCAGCGTGGTGTTCGCTCTGAGCGGCACACAGAGCAAAAGCGCCACAGAGTCTACAGCAACCTACGACATGATGGGCGATAATGGCTCCTGGACTCCTTCCACCGGAAAATACTCCATCAAAGCCACTCCTTTCTCCGCGGCCAAAGGCGGTGGCACGGCAGGAGCGGCTCTCAGCATCAGCTTTACCGTAACAAATGAAACAACAGACACGTCTGCGCCGCTGGTAAGCGAGGTTACTCCCACTTCTGGCAGAAATTACGCTCTCACGAGCCTGGTAACCGGTGTGAGGGCTTACACTGACCGCACTTATCAGCTGACCAGTGTACCCTCCTCCCTGGCTGGCGCAAAATTGATACAGACAGCCAACGACGACAAAAAAAGCACGGCCTCTACACAGGTCACCTTTGAGCTGAGCGAGAGTGCGACGGTGTACATTGCTTACGACCCACGCGCCTCCGTGCTGCCCTCCTGGCTGAGCGGCTGGCAGAAAGCCGCTGACAGGATCGGGGTGGACGACTCACAGATCAGCCACATGAACCTCTACAGCAAGACCTTCGCGGCCGGAAAGGTGAGCCTGGGCGGCAATAAACAGAGCCCGGCGGCAGGGGCAGAGAACAACTACTTTGTGGTGGCAAAGGCGGCACAGGTATCATCCGTAAGCTTGATCAGCAATGTTTCCGCCTCCAGCGGCAGGCGTTACGCAACGGGAGAATTAGCATCAGGCTCTGTCCATTACACTGACAGGACATATAAAATCACCTCTGTACCAGCTTCTTTAAACGGAGCGCCTTTTATCAGGACAGCCAACGACGACAAGCGAAGCACCTCCTACACACAAGTCTCCTTCGAGCTGAGCGAGAGCGCGACGGTGTATATTGCTTACGACCCACGCGCCTCCGTGCTGCCCTCCTGGCTGAGCGGCTGGCAGAAAGCCGCTGACAGGATCGGGGTGGACGACTCACAGATCAACCACATGAACCTCTACAGCAAGACCTTCGCGGCCGGAAAGGTGAGCCTGGGCGGCAACATGCAGAGCCCGGCGGCAGGGGCAGAGAACAATTACTTTGTGGTGGTGCGTGAGAGCCTATCTGCCGATGCCTCCGGGACTATGCTCAGCTTTCAAGGTGCCATCAGCTTAGAAAAAAGCGAATCAAGCCTGACAGTATATCCTAACCCAAATTCAGGAGAAGCCATCCATATAAACCTGGAGGGGTTCCGCAAATCCGAGCGTGTAACTATCGCTATACAGGACATGCTTGGCCGTGTTGTTTATTCTGTGAGTTTATTCACCGATGAGGCTGGCTCCGCACGCATGGAGATGCCGGTGAACAGACAGCTTAGCCGTGGCATATATATCGTGAACGCCGGGAATAATGGAACTGGTGCCCAATCAAAGCTGGTGGTTAAATAA
- a CDS encoding CPBP family intramembrane glutamic endopeptidase, protein MLGNVVILFFSWLLLRLERRSLAALGLMPSLLRVLQLLLGFLATLALAVALRNLFALLAAFDWVPAAGLGAGFLFQGLYKTFQSVLFEELLFRGYLLYRLLLLAGERRAAWLSAFAFGIYHWFTFGALGNPVLMIWVLVYTGLWGLMLAYAYTRTGSLALPIGLHWGWNFVDQVIYNERGGGLFTAITSMQTRYLSSLESMLWLQLPPLLFAVVVIVFLSQHALPVKFTKSP, encoded by the coding sequence ATGTTAGGCAACGTCGTCATCCTTTTCTTTTCGTGGCTGCTGCTCCGGCTCGAACGTAGAAGCCTGGCGGCGCTGGGCCTCATGCCATCGCTGCTGCGGGTGCTGCAACTGCTGCTGGGCTTTCTGGCCACGCTGGCGCTGGCGGTGGCTCTACGGAACCTGTTCGCCTTGCTGGCGGCCTTTGACTGGGTGCCTGCGGCGGGTTTAGGCGCCGGGTTTCTTTTTCAGGGGCTGTACAAAACTTTCCAGTCCGTTTTGTTCGAGGAGTTGCTGTTCAGGGGCTACCTGCTGTACCGGCTCCTGCTCCTGGCCGGGGAGAGGCGTGCCGCCTGGCTCAGTGCCTTTGCCTTCGGCATCTATCACTGGTTTACGTTCGGGGCGCTGGGCAACCCCGTTCTGATGATATGGGTGCTTGTATACACCGGGCTGTGGGGCCTGATGCTGGCGTATGCCTACACCCGCACCGGGTCGCTGGCGTTGCCCATCGGCCTGCACTGGGGCTGGAACTTCGTGGACCAGGTGATTTACAACGAGCGGGGCGGAGGCCTGTTCACCGCCATTACCTCCATGCAAACCCGCTACCTGAGCAGCCTCGAAAGCATGCTGTGGTTGCAACTGCCGCCCCTTCTCTTCGCCGTGGTGGTTATCGTTTTCCTCTCGCAGCACGCCTTGCCCGTAAAATTCACAAAATCGCCCTGA
- a CDS encoding acyl-CoA thioesterase produces MNNVYEGKVMWSHLDVNKHMRHSAYADFAAQARIAVLDSLGLTFAVFQELKLGPILFREELLYLKEIGINENIKVTIELFRSRPDGSRWSIRHIVYRQDGARAAVVTVDGAWLDVVKRKLTVLPQDLVEKFAGLPKSIDYEEIPA; encoded by the coding sequence ATGAACAATGTTTACGAAGGAAAAGTGATGTGGTCTCACCTGGACGTCAACAAGCACATGCGCCACTCCGCCTATGCCGACTTTGCGGCCCAGGCGCGTATCGCCGTCTTAGACAGCCTCGGGCTTACCTTCGCAGTTTTTCAGGAGCTGAAGCTCGGCCCCATCCTTTTCCGGGAGGAGCTCTTGTACCTGAAGGAAATAGGCATCAACGAGAACATCAAAGTAACGATTGAGCTTTTCAGAAGCAGGCCCGACGGTTCCCGCTGGTCCATCCGGCACATCGTGTACCGCCAGGACGGCGCGAGGGCCGCGGTGGTAACGGTAGACGGCGCGTGGCTGGACGTAGTGAAGCGAAAGCTGACCGTGCTGCCGCAGGACCTGGTGGAAAAATTTGCGGGGCTGCCCAAGAGCATTGACTACGAGGAAATTCCCGCCTGA
- a CDS encoding nucleoside deaminase produces the protein MDEFMKAAFEEAQKGYAEGGIPIGSVLVYQGKILGRGHNRRVQAGSVVLHGEMDALENAGRQPASVYRKCTLYTTLSPCPMCSGTILLYGIPKVVIAENRTFMGEEELLRGRGVEVEVTDNSACYELMQKFIREKPALWNEDIGV, from the coding sequence ATGGACGAATTCATGAAGGCAGCTTTTGAGGAAGCGCAGAAAGGTTATGCCGAGGGAGGCATCCCGATCGGGTCGGTGCTCGTGTACCAGGGGAAAATATTGGGCAGGGGGCACAACAGGCGCGTGCAGGCAGGCAGCGTGGTGCTGCACGGCGAAATGGACGCCCTGGAGAACGCGGGCCGTCAGCCTGCGTCCGTTTACCGGAAGTGTACCCTGTACACCACGCTCTCGCCATGCCCCATGTGCTCCGGCACCATTCTCCTATATGGCATCCCGAAGGTGGTGATTGCCGAGAACAGGACGTTTATGGGCGAGGAGGAACTGCTTCGCGGCAGGGGCGTGGAGGTGGAGGTGACGGACAACAGCGCCTGTTACGAACTGATGCAAAAGTTTATCCGTGAAAAGCCGGCGCTCTGGAACGAGGATATAGGAGTGTAG
- a CDS encoding helix-turn-helix transcriptional regulator, with amino-acid sequence MNQHATQHQNIGFISRRQCYIIACLADGYTPEQIGGQIGLSESAVQQSLERMMRKQGVQHSFELISWAYQNGFLR; translated from the coding sequence ATGAACCAGCACGCCACCCAACATCAGAACATTGGCTTTATCAGCAGGCGGCAGTGCTACATCATTGCCTGCCTTGCCGATGGGTACACGCCCGAGCAAATTGGGGGGCAAATCGGGCTGAGCGAGTCGGCGGTACAGCAGAGCCTGGAGAGGATGATGCGCAAGCAGGGAGTACAACATTCCTTCGAACTGATCAGTTGGGCCTACCAGAATGGCTTTCTCAGGTAA
- a CDS encoding outer membrane protein OmpK, with translation MFTDKFLTRHALPLLFFALALLAGRQADAQVIYQGGSNVQLLYGSRLNQSGNLATFTYEHFGSYGALEHFGFVDLANDVSLRSPDVYLEYYPKVSLSRATGREIAFGPVSDVLLATGVNVLLGGTEDFFVYTAGPAFKFRIPGSGLLQLETYYYKQHGGEYNGTYNITPSWDIPLPASAKIHLRFRGFMDFIGDRGPGTTQYVTQPQLLLDLGNLRGKPGKVFFGSEWRYWNNVAGIEDLNESILQANLLFNL, from the coding sequence ATGTTTACAGATAAATTCCTCACCAGGCACGCTTTGCCGTTGCTGTTTTTCGCGTTGGCGCTGCTGGCAGGCAGACAAGCTGATGCGCAGGTGATCTACCAGGGTGGCTCCAATGTGCAGCTGCTCTACGGAAGCCGCCTGAACCAGTCCGGCAACCTGGCTACTTTTACCTATGAGCACTTCGGGTCCTACGGGGCCCTGGAGCACTTTGGCTTTGTGGACCTTGCGAACGATGTCAGCCTCAGGAGCCCGGACGTGTACCTGGAGTACTACCCCAAAGTGAGCCTGAGCCGCGCCACCGGCCGCGAGATTGCCTTCGGCCCGGTCAGCGATGTGCTGCTGGCAACAGGTGTGAACGTGCTGCTGGGCGGCACCGAGGATTTCTTTGTCTACACGGCGGGCCCCGCATTCAAGTTCAGGATACCGGGCAGCGGGCTGCTGCAACTCGAAACATACTATTACAAGCAGCATGGCGGGGAGTACAACGGCACTTACAACATCACCCCGAGCTGGGATATCCCCTTGCCTGCCTCTGCGAAAATACACCTGCGTTTCAGGGGCTTCATGGACTTTATCGGTGACCGCGGGCCGGGCACCACGCAGTACGTCACGCAGCCCCAGCTCTTGCTGGACCTGGGCAACCTGAGGGGCAAGCCCGGCAAGGTGTTCTTCGGCTCTGAGTGGCGCTACTGGAACAACGTGGCGGGCATCGAAGACCTGAACGAGTCTATCCTGCAAGCCAACCTGCTGTTCAACCTGTAG
- a CDS encoding ABC transporter ATP-binding protein, with protein MQDIILEARHISKKFHDPVTVQVLTDITFSINKGDFVSVIGKSGCGKSTLLYILSTMDTDYEGELLIDKESMRGKTDAELARIRNAKIGFVFQFHYLLNEFSVLRNVMLPGLKLGRYTEEEVEHRAMERLKMLGIDHLAAKEAYRISGGEKQRVAIARALVNDPHIIMGDEPTGNLDMRNSEMVFDIFKELAEVHNQTLLIVTHDQSFAANTGRIIEMEDGRIIRH; from the coding sequence ATGCAGGACATTATACTGGAGGCAAGGCACATCAGCAAAAAATTCCATGACCCGGTGACGGTGCAGGTGCTGACGGACATAACCTTTTCCATTAACAAGGGCGATTTTGTGTCTGTCATCGGCAAGTCGGGGTGCGGCAAGTCCACGCTGCTTTACATCCTCTCCACCATGGACACCGACTATGAAGGGGAACTGCTGATAGACAAAGAGTCGATGAGGGGCAAAACAGACGCGGAGCTGGCCCGCATCCGCAACGCCAAGATCGGCTTTGTGTTCCAGTTCCACTACCTGCTCAACGAGTTTTCGGTGCTGCGGAACGTGATGCTGCCGGGATTAAAGCTGGGTCGCTATACAGAAGAGGAGGTGGAGCACCGGGCAATGGAGCGCCTGAAAATGCTGGGCATCGACCACCTGGCCGCCAAGGAGGCTTACCGTATATCGGGTGGGGAGAAGCAGCGCGTCGCGATTGCCCGCGCCCTCGTCAACGACCCGCACATTATTATGGGCGACGAGCCCACCGGCAACCTGGACATGCGAAACAGCGAGATGGTGTTTGATATATTCAAAGAGCTGGCCGAAGTGCATAACCAGACGCTGCTCATCGTCACCCACGATCAGAGCTTTGCCGCGAACACCGGGCGCATCATTGAGATGGAGGACGGCAGGATTATCAGGCACTAG
- a CDS encoding ABC transporter permease gives MNSRLIFGIAKSLLLARWRQTLVAAVGVTFSIAMFITLLGFMNGLNDLLDGLILNRTPHVRLYNEIKPSENQPVNAAADFKDSYNFISSVKSGITRQELYNSGPMMETVRDDPRVLGAAPKLTAQVFFNEGTIDITGVINGVDVEEEMRLFNFSDYVTSGSAIDVKNMANSIVLGKGLADILVADIGDVVQVTTVQGERFPLKVVGYFQSGIQEIDKVQSYASIETTQKLLGKPSNYITDIQIKLNDLDMAPAVAKEYARLFQVDAEDIQTANSQFETGSDVRSLISYAVGITLLIVAGFGIFNILNMMIYEKMDSIAILKATGFSGGDVNLIFLVIALSIGFFGGVVGLIFGFLFSVIIDNIPFNTPALPTIKTYPVNYSLIFYVIGGIFSLITTYFAGFFPARKASRVDPVEIIRGK, from the coding sequence ATGAACAGCAGGCTCATCTTCGGCATAGCGAAATCGCTGCTGCTGGCCCGCTGGCGGCAAACGCTGGTGGCCGCAGTCGGAGTCACGTTCAGCATCGCGATGTTCATCACGCTGCTCGGTTTCATGAACGGCCTCAACGACCTGCTGGACGGCCTGATCCTGAACCGCACGCCGCACGTGCGCCTGTACAACGAAATCAAACCAAGCGAGAACCAGCCAGTCAATGCAGCTGCCGATTTCAAAGACTCCTACAATTTTATCAGTTCTGTAAAATCCGGCATTACGCGGCAGGAGCTATATAACAGCGGGCCCATGATGGAGACGGTGAGAGACGACCCGCGGGTGCTGGGGGCAGCCCCCAAACTGACGGCGCAGGTGTTCTTCAACGAAGGCACGATTGATATCACCGGGGTTATCAATGGGGTGGATGTGGAGGAGGAGATGCGGCTGTTTAACTTCAGCGACTATGTGACCTCCGGCTCCGCCATCGACGTGAAAAATATGGCCAACAGCATCGTGCTGGGCAAGGGGCTGGCCGACATCCTGGTGGCGGACATCGGCGACGTGGTGCAGGTGACAACGGTTCAGGGAGAGCGCTTCCCGCTGAAGGTGGTGGGGTATTTTCAGTCGGGCATACAGGAGATAGACAAAGTGCAGAGCTACGCCTCCATCGAAACCACGCAGAAGCTGCTCGGCAAGCCCTCCAACTACATCACCGATATCCAGATCAAGCTGAACGACCTCGATATGGCTCCGGCCGTGGCCAAAGAGTATGCGCGGCTGTTTCAGGTAGATGCCGAGGACATCCAGACCGCCAACTCCCAGTTTGAGACGGGCAGCGATGTGCGGTCGCTTATCTCGTACGCCGTCGGCATCACGCTGCTCATCGTGGCGGGGTTCGGCATCTTCAACATCCTGAACATGATGATATATGAGAAGATGGACTCGATCGCCATTCTGAAGGCTACCGGCTTCTCGGGCGGAGACGTGAACCTGATTTTCCTGGTGATTGCCCTGAGCATTGGTTTCTTCGGGGGCGTGGTGGGGCTGATTTTCGGGTTCCTCTTCTCCGTCATCATCGACAACATCCCGTTCAACACGCCCGCGCTGCCCACCATCAAAACATATCCGGTCAACTACAGCCTGATATTTTATGTCATCGGGGGTATCTTCTCCCTTATCACCACTTATTTTGCGGGTTTTTTCCCTGCCCGGAAAGCAAGCAGGGTAGACCCCGTAGAAATTATAAGAGGCAAATAA
- a CDS encoding efflux RND transporter periplasmic adaptor subunit: MKRYMPLVLVLLLASCSGRQETTTPTVEDVSESVYASGVVKSRNQHLVFPTVSGIVQEIFVTEGDTVQQGDPLLKIENETARLSAENARIAAEYSSVSANAEKLSELRAAIDLARSRKQNDSLLLERQRNLWKDQIGTRVELEQRELSYQNSATAYRTALLRYSDLQKQLDFASRQAQKNLQISRAVSDDYLLRSETGGKVYSVLKEEGELVSPQTPVAVLGDADDFILELQVDEYDIARVKPGQKVLLNLDSYKGQVFEARVYKVNPAMNERTRSFTVEADFVTTPPTLYPNLTTEANIIIQTKQDALTIPREYLLDSSYVLTEDEEKVKVETGLKDYQKVEILDGLTKEDVIVKPQP, translated from the coding sequence ATGAAACGATACATGCCACTCGTGCTGGTGCTGCTGCTGGCGTCCTGCTCCGGCAGGCAGGAGACAACCACCCCGACGGTTGAAGACGTTTCCGAATCCGTGTACGCCTCGGGAGTGGTGAAGAGCAGAAACCAGCACCTGGTTTTCCCCACAGTGAGCGGTATTGTTCAGGAGATATTTGTGACGGAGGGGGATACGGTGCAGCAGGGCGACCCGCTTCTGAAAATAGAGAACGAGACGGCGCGCCTGAGCGCCGAAAATGCGCGCATCGCCGCCGAGTACTCCAGCGTCAGCGCCAATGCCGAAAAGCTGAGCGAGCTGCGGGCCGCCATAGATTTGGCCAGAAGCCGGAAGCAGAACGACTCGCTGCTGCTGGAGCGGCAGCGCAACCTTTGGAAAGACCAGATAGGCACCCGCGTGGAACTGGAGCAGCGGGAGCTCAGCTATCAAAACTCCGCCACCGCCTACCGAACCGCCCTGCTCCGGTACAGCGACCTGCAAAAGCAACTCGACTTTGCCTCCAGGCAGGCGCAGAAGAACCTGCAGATCAGCCGGGCCGTGTCGGATGACTATCTGCTCAGAAGCGAGACGGGTGGCAAAGTGTACAGCGTGCTGAAGGAGGAGGGGGAGTTGGTCAGCCCCCAGACGCCGGTGGCCGTGCTGGGCGACGCCGACGACTTCATACTGGAGCTGCAGGTGGACGAATATGACATTGCGCGGGTAAAACCCGGCCAGAAAGTGCTGCTGAACCTCGACAGCTACAAGGGGCAGGTGTTTGAGGCCAGGGTATATAAAGTGAATCCGGCGATGAACGAGCGGACCCGCTCTTTTACCGTGGAGGCCGACTTTGTGACTACGCCGCCAACTTTGTACCCGAACCTCACCACGGAGGCCAACATCATCATTCAAACCAAACAGGACGCCCTGACCATACCGCGCGAGTACCTGCTGGACAGCTCCTATGTGCTGACGGAAGACGAAGAGAAAGTGAAAGTGGAGACCGGGCTGAAGGACTACCAGAAGGTAGAGATACTTGACGGGCTGACGAAAGAGGACGTGATTGTGAAGCCGCAGCCATGA
- a CDS encoding zinc-dependent alcohol dehydrogenase, which yields MLAMTYRGPQRVRIENKPMPEILHPQDAIVRVTRSCICGSDLHLYNGNVPDTRVGETFGHEFIGVVEEIGTDVHNLKVGDQVIVPFNIACGKCTFCKQELYGNCHEANPQATAVGGIFGYSHIAGGYNGGQAEYVRVPYADVGPMVIPSGMHPDDAVLLTDVVPTGYQAAEMGGIQKGDTVVVFGAGPVGIMAAKSAWLFGAGRVIVFDQEEYRLDFVRKFAQCEAYNFRSIEDPVVFMKKTTDSLGADVCIDAVGAEAAGSKLQTITGRKTLLQAGSATALQWAVNSVKKGGVVSIVGVYGPTLNLVPLGNIVNKGLTIRANQASVKRLLPKMIEHVQNGVFSPRELITHHIPLEEISDAYRIFSDKLDNCIKPVLIPPSARV from the coding sequence ATGCTGGCAATGACTTACCGTGGGCCGCAACGGGTCCGCATCGAAAACAAACCCATGCCTGAGATTCTGCATCCGCAGGATGCCATCGTGCGGGTAACGCGCTCCTGTATCTGCGGCTCGGATCTTCATCTGTACAACGGCAATGTGCCTGATACCCGCGTGGGCGAAACCTTTGGGCACGAGTTCATCGGGGTGGTGGAGGAGATTGGGACGGATGTACACAACCTGAAAGTAGGCGACCAGGTGATCGTGCCCTTCAATATCGCCTGCGGCAAGTGTACCTTCTGCAAGCAGGAACTGTACGGTAACTGCCACGAGGCGAATCCGCAGGCTACGGCGGTTGGGGGCATCTTCGGCTACTCGCATATAGCAGGCGGCTACAACGGAGGGCAGGCCGAGTACGTGCGGGTGCCTTACGCCGATGTGGGGCCAATGGTGATACCCAGCGGCATGCACCCGGACGATGCCGTGCTGCTCACCGACGTGGTGCCGACTGGCTACCAGGCGGCAGAGATGGGCGGCATTCAGAAAGGCGACACCGTGGTGGTGTTTGGGGCAGGCCCGGTGGGCATCATGGCCGCAAAAAGCGCCTGGCTGTTCGGGGCGGGCCGCGTCATCGTGTTCGACCAGGAAGAGTACAGGCTCGACTTTGTGCGGAAATTCGCGCAGTGCGAGGCCTACAACTTCCGCTCCATCGAAGACCCGGTGGTGTTCATGAAAAAGACGACCGACTCGCTGGGTGCCGATGTCTGCATTGATGCGGTGGGGGCCGAGGCCGCCGGCAGCAAGTTGCAAACCATTACAGGCCGGAAAACGCTGCTGCAGGCGGGCTCTGCCACAGCGCTGCAGTGGGCCGTCAATTCCGTGAAGAAAGGGGGCGTTGTGTCGATAGTGGGTGTATATGGCCCCACACTGAACCTCGTGCCCCTTGGCAACATCGTCAACAAAGGGCTGACCATCCGGGCCAACCAGGCTTCGGTGAAGCGCCTGCTGCCGAAAATGATTGAACACGTCCAAAATGGCGTCTTCAGCCCTAGAGAACTCATTACACACCATATACCGCTGGAGGAGATTTCCGATGCCTACCGCATTTTCTCGGACAAACTGGACAACTGCATCAAGCCAGTCCTTATTCCACCATCAGCCAGGGTTTAA
- a CDS encoding DoxX family protein, with the protein MERFLGNHSPRLYAILRIVAGLLFAMHGTQKLFGWPGDNPPVELASMMGVAGIIELVCGLLIMIGLLTSWAAFVASGEMAVAFFMAHLPQHPLPIVNGGELAVLYCFLFLYIAASGSGVWSVDGSRSRHPLAATRT; encoded by the coding sequence ATGGAGAGATTTTTAGGAAACCACAGCCCCCGGCTGTATGCCATTCTGCGCATCGTGGCAGGATTGCTTTTCGCCATGCACGGCACCCAGAAGCTTTTCGGCTGGCCCGGCGACAATCCCCCGGTAGAGCTAGCCTCGATGATGGGGGTTGCCGGTATCATTGAGCTGGTGTGCGGGTTGCTGATCATGATAGGACTGCTGACCAGTTGGGCCGCCTTTGTTGCCAGCGGCGAGATGGCCGTGGCCTTTTTTATGGCCCATCTCCCTCAACACCCCCTGCCCATTGTAAACGGCGGCGAACTGGCCGTTTTATACTGCTTCCTTTTCCTCTATATAGCCGCAAGCGGCTCCGGTGTCTGGAGCGTGGACGGCTCGCGCAGCAGGCATCCGCTGGCGGCAACGCGCACGTAA
- a CDS encoding TerB family tellurite resistance protein, whose translation MESYFNTTGQTNTGPPPQASYAPKNEQEAWIAIMHACIAVDGTIADEELEELSEALAGKTLFEGHDVLAYSKTVFYAQAKVGSKGLIDNSVDKVAVENRPTLFALTIQLLLADCVVTDKEKELMTYLYSALDMDEALANKIIDVILILHKGNSC comes from the coding sequence ATGGAAAGTTATTTCAATACAACAGGCCAGACGAACACGGGTCCGCCACCCCAGGCTTCCTACGCCCCTAAAAACGAGCAGGAAGCCTGGATAGCAATCATGCACGCCTGCATAGCCGTAGACGGCACCATTGCAGACGAAGAACTGGAGGAGTTGTCGGAGGCGCTGGCCGGTAAAACACTTTTTGAGGGACACGACGTGCTTGCCTACAGCAAAACCGTTTTTTATGCCCAGGCCAAGGTCGGCAGCAAAGGCCTCATCGACAACTCAGTGGACAAAGTTGCCGTCGAGAACAGGCCCACACTTTTCGCCCTGACCATTCAGTTGCTGCTCGCGGATTGTGTGGTGACGGACAAGGAAAAAGAGCTGATGACCTACCTCTACTCGGCCCTGGACATGGACGAGGCGCTGGCAAACAAAATCATAGACGTGATCCTTATCCTGCACAAGGGCAATTCCTGCTGA
- a CDS encoding cupin domain-containing protein → MNPNVKAYIESGVLELYVMGASSPAEALAVEQMAAAHPEVRQELENISLALEGYARAHAVTPRNTVKPLLLATIDYMERLKHGEVPATPPVITPESHIADFATWLDREDMVLPPDADSIYVKIIGYTPDATTAIVWIKEEAAQEVHHDEHERFLIVEGTCDIVAGEDIHQLAAGDYYAVPLHTAHTFKVTSAVPCKAVLQRLAVA, encoded by the coding sequence ATGAACCCGAACGTCAAAGCATATATAGAGTCCGGGGTTTTGGAACTGTACGTCATGGGAGCCTCAAGCCCAGCGGAGGCCCTTGCCGTGGAACAGATGGCTGCGGCCCATCCGGAGGTCCGGCAGGAGCTGGAAAACATCAGCCTGGCGCTGGAGGGCTACGCACGGGCGCACGCCGTGACACCGCGCAATACGGTAAAGCCGCTGCTGCTGGCCACCATAGACTATATGGAGCGCCTGAAGCACGGGGAAGTGCCTGCCACTCCCCCGGTTATCACCCCTGAATCCCACATCGCAGACTTTGCCACCTGGCTCGACCGGGAGGATATGGTGCTGCCGCCGGATGCCGATAGCATTTACGTGAAAATCATTGGCTACACGCCTGACGCCACCACGGCCATTGTCTGGATAAAAGAGGAGGCCGCCCAGGAGGTACACCACGACGAGCACGAGCGCTTCCTGATAGTGGAAGGAACCTGTGACATCGTGGCTGGGGAGGATATCCACCAGCTGGCAGCCGGCGATTATTATGCCGTTCCGCTCCACACGGCGCACACGTTCAAGGTTACCTCAGCGGTGCCCTGCAAAGCGGTGCTGCAGCGCCTGGCGGTAGCCTGA